From Ignavibacteriota bacterium:
GGAAAAGAGGGACTTGTGGTGTACTACTGACAGAGCCGTGCGGGCTCATGAGCGATCCCCACCGGATGGTATGAGGAGTGCCCCTGTGAATGTTCCGCGCATCCTGATGTGTCTCACCCTCGCCGCGTCGGCGTGCGTCCGTACGGGCATCGCCCAGCCCGCGCACACGATCGCGATGATTGGAACCGCCGTGGACGTTGATGTGGCGGGGCATGTGTTCGTGCTGGATCGGGAACGGGGCACGCTCACGCTGTACGATCCGGCATTGAAAGCCTTGGCCACTGTCGGCGGGCAGGGGTGGGAAGGTGGAAGTTTCGATCAGCCGGCAGGGATCTGGGCAAAGAACGGGCTGGACATCTACGTGGCGGACTTCGGGAACCACCGCATCCAGCGCTTCGACCGGACGTTGACCTATGTGTCGTCCCTGTCGTCGCGCACGTCCGATGACAATGCGATCTCCTTCGGCTATCCGGCGGATGTCACCGTTTCTCGATTCGGGACGCTGTATATTTGTGACACGGAGAACAACCGGATCGTGAAGGTGGATGCGTCGAACCGGATGGAAGGCTCCTTCGGGGGGTTTGGAGGTGGGGCAGGGAAGCTGGACCACCCTGTGCAGGTGGAGATGGGTCCCGGAGATCAGGTGTATGTCCTCGATCCGCCGCGCATTCTTGTGTACGATCTCTTCGGCAATTATCTCTCCATGCTTGCCGATGGCCTGGTGCGCGCACCGGCTAGGATCGCCGGAGACGAACGCGGGATCGTGGTGGCGGATGGGACGGACCTGCTGTTCTTCGATCCCTCCCACCGGCCGGTGCTCCGCCTGGCGGTCGCCGATGTGACGGGTGAACCGGCGGGAGCTGTCCTCTCCCTGTGTTGTGCGGGAGGCAAGGTGTACATCCTGACGCCCGGGGCTCTTCATATCATTCCGGATCCGCGCGGTACCGGCGGGTTGCTTGACAAAGAACCCGATAATCATTAGCATACGTCACTCTTCAGAAAGGAATTGCGATGGCCAAGAGCCTCAATAAGGTGATGCTGATCGGAAACCTGGGAAAGGATCCCGAGATCCGCTACACAGGTGCCGGGTTGCCGGTCGCAACGTTCTCACTTGCGACGAACGAATCCTGGAAAGATCAGGAGGGGAATCCCCAGGAGCGGACCGAGTGGCACAACATTGTGGCCTGGTCCAAACTCGCGGAGATCTGCCAGCAGTACCTCAAGAAGGGGAAGAAGATCTATATCGAAGGGCGCATCCAGACCCGCAGCTACGATGATAAGAACACAGGCACCAAGAAGTACATGACGGAGATCGTCGCAGCGAACATGATCATGCTGGACGGTGGCGGTAGCCGCGGTGCAGGTGATGGTGCGGACGCATTTCCGGTCTCCGATGGGGCGCCGCAAACGGAGGCGAGCAAGGAAGACCTTCCGTTCTAAAGAAGTTATCAACAGTGTTATCCACATAGTTGTCCACAGGATCCTGTTGTGTGACCATGACCGGCATGTCGCTAATCGCTTATAAATCAATCGATTAGCAATATGTCGGTCCCGTATGTCAGGACGGCAGGGGCACATGCCGGCACAACTGTGCGCATCGTCTGTGGATTATTCAGGACAGGGCATTGAAAGCAAAACTGGCTCTCGAAAATGGTACCGTATTCACTGGCGAATCCTTCGGCGCGGCCGGGGAGATCTCGGGTGAGGTGGTCTTCAACACAAGTATGTCCGGGTACCAGGAGATCTACACGGATCCTTCCTACAGCGGACAGATCGTCACACTGACGTATCCACTCATCGGCAACTATGGTGTGAACGACGAGGATATGGAGTCATCCGGCCCCCGGGTGGCAGGTGTGATCGTGAAGGAGTACACCGAGACCCACAGCAATTTCCGCTCGTCCTCCTCGCTGGGTGACTGGCTTACGCGGCACGGCATCACGGCGGTGCAGGGCATTGATACGCGCATGTTGACGCGCATGATCCGCACGCAAGGCGCTTTGCGTGGTGTCCTGTCAACCACGGAGCTGGACGACAAGCGCCTTCTGGAAAAGGTCGCCTCGGTGCCGTCGATGAACGGGCTTGATCTGGCGACGAAGGTCACCTGCGACAGGTCGTACGAGTGGAAGGGGACGGATACCACGCCGTTCGCGCTTGGCGTGCAGGGGATCGATCCCGGACGCCGCTTCCGGGTCGTTGCGTACGATTACGGGATCAAGTACAACATCCTCCGCCGGCTTACGGCCTTCGGGTGCTCGGTAACGGTCGTCCCGGCCGGCTTCCCTGCCGCCGAAGTGCTTGCCATGAAACCCGACGGTGTCTTCCTTTCCAATGGCCCCGGCGATCCTGCCCCGGTGACCATCGCGATCCAGAATATCAAGGCGCTCCTCGGCCGCGTGCCGATCTTCGGTATCTGTCTCGGCCATCAGTTGTTGTCGATCGCGCTCGGCGCGAAGACCTACAAACTCAAGTTCGGACACCGTGGCGGCAATCATCCGGTCAAGGACCTGCGCACGGGGATCATCGAGATCACGTCACAGAACCATGGCTTTGCCGTG
This genomic window contains:
- the carA gene encoding glutamine-hydrolyzing carbamoyl-phosphate synthase small subunit, whose amino-acid sequence is MKAKLALENGTVFTGESFGAAGEISGEVVFNTSMSGYQEIYTDPSYSGQIVTLTYPLIGNYGVNDEDMESSGPRVAGVIVKEYTETHSNFRSSSSLGDWLTRHGITAVQGIDTRMLTRMIRTQGALRGVLSTTELDDKRLLEKVASVPSMNGLDLATKVTCDRSYEWKGTDTTPFALGVQGIDPGRRFRVVAYDYGIKYNILRRLTAFGCSVTVVPAGFPAAEVLAMKPDGVFLSNGPGDPAPVTIAIQNIKALLGRVPIFGICLGHQLLSIALGAKTYKLKFGHRGGNHPVKDLRTGIIEITSQNHGFAVDPDSVDQSAIEITHLNLNDTTNEGIRHRSLPAFSVQYHPEASPGPHDSDYLFREFIALMSGAPVPARTA
- a CDS encoding NHL repeat-containing protein, yielding MNVPRILMCLTLAASACVRTGIAQPAHTIAMIGTAVDVDVAGHVFVLDRERGTLTLYDPALKALATVGGQGWEGGSFDQPAGIWAKNGLDIYVADFGNHRIQRFDRTLTYVSSLSSRTSDDNAISFGYPADVTVSRFGTLYICDTENNRIVKVDASNRMEGSFGGFGGGAGKLDHPVQVEMGPGDQVYVLDPPRILVYDLFGNYLSMLADGLVRAPARIAGDERGIVVADGTDLLFFDPSHRPVLRLAVADVTGEPAGAVLSLCCAGGKVYILTPGALHIIPDPRGTGGLLDKEPDNH
- a CDS encoding single-stranded DNA-binding protein, which produces MAKSLNKVMLIGNLGKDPEIRYTGAGLPVATFSLATNESWKDQEGNPQERTEWHNIVAWSKLAEICQQYLKKGKKIYIEGRIQTRSYDDKNTGTKKYMTEIVAANMIMLDGGGSRGAGDGADAFPVSDGAPQTEASKEDLPF